One window of Quercus robur chromosome 5, dhQueRobu3.1, whole genome shotgun sequence genomic DNA carries:
- the LOC126728041 gene encoding uncharacterized protein LOC126728041, whose translation MAMRWFDSLKPNSINSFKQLTQAFGSRFITSSRVPWPLDSLLSLSMREGETLKAYLDRYWEMYNEIEGNYDDVIISTFKRGLSTEHGLRKSLTRKPVTSVRQLMDRIDKYKRVEEDQQTGKGKAKVVPQERRDFRLDRFNSSNWPRRDYSEQSGSTGAQAVHAVFREPSHKILEKVKNEPFFQWPSKMAGDPAKRNQNLYCAYHQEPGHTTDDCRNLKNHLERLVREGKL comes from the coding sequence atggcaatgagatggtttgatagCCTCAAGCCAAACTCCATAAACTCTTTTAAGCAGCTGACACAGGCTTTTGGTTCTCGCTTCATAACTAGTAGCAGAGTCCCTTGGCCCCTAGATTCCCTCCTATccttgtccatgcgagaaggagagaCCCTGAAGGCCTACTTAGATAGATATTGGgaaatgtataatgagatagagggaAATTACGATGACGTCATCATTAGCACATTCAAGAGGGGCCTATCGACAGAGCATGGTTTAAGGAAGTCCTTGACAAGGAAACCGGTCACTAGcgtgcgccaactcatggacagaattGACAAGTACAAGAGAGTCGAAGAAGACCAACAGACGGGAAAGGGcaaagcgaaggttgtccctcaagagaggagggacttcaggttgGACCGTTTTAACAGTAGTAATTGGCCGAGAAGGGATTACTCGGAGCAATCTGGATCCACAGGGGCACAGGCAGTccatgctgtgttccgagaaccatcACATAAGATCCTAGAGAAAGTGAAGAACGAACCGTTCTTTCAATGGCCAAGCAAGATGGCAGGCGATCCCGCGAAACGTAACCAGAATCTGTATTGCGCGTATCACCAAGAGCCAGGCCATACCACCGATGATTGCAGAAATCTGAAAAACCACTTAGAACGTCTGGTCCGAGAGGGGAAGCTGTGA